From the Chloroflexus aurantiacus J-10-fl genome, one window contains:
- a CDS encoding DUF3800 domain-containing protein: MTNQTITHIGFSDESNWNTGRFRSLGLVTLPICHLDSFNRELCSLLRESQIHEFKWNKVNGAKERFAAQKMCHFAIEKARNDQLRVDVLIWNIQDSRHSIKGRDDVANLERMYYHLFRNVMRARWPNNAVWRLHPDEHTGFDWKTIQDCLKAKSVTFKEEHPLFSGGFRVRLHQEFGIEEIRQVSSQQHLLLQIADLFAGLAVFSYEKYEKYEQWINTQSSQLTLFGNEQHSANESPTRSENERFQVLKTFDDRCKQLKLGVSLKSNRGLRTPDPNNPINFWMYEPQHPEDRAPVKNTKS, from the coding sequence ATGACAAATCAAACCATCACGCATATTGGTTTCAGCGACGAGTCCAACTGGAATACGGGGCGATTTCGCAGTCTTGGGTTGGTGACTTTGCCAATCTGCCATCTTGATAGCTTCAATCGTGAACTTTGCAGTCTTCTCAGAGAATCTCAGATACACGAGTTCAAGTGGAACAAGGTAAATGGTGCCAAAGAGCGATTTGCAGCGCAAAAGATGTGTCATTTCGCAATTGAAAAGGCGCGAAATGATCAGTTACGTGTAGATGTGCTCATCTGGAATATTCAAGACAGTCGGCACAGCATCAAGGGGAGAGACGACGTCGCTAATCTCGAGCGGATGTATTATCATCTTTTTCGCAATGTGATGAGGGCACGATGGCCGAATAATGCCGTTTGGAGACTTCATCCCGATGAGCACACTGGCTTTGATTGGAAGACAATTCAGGACTGCCTTAAAGCCAAAAGTGTGACTTTCAAAGAAGAACATCCGCTCTTTAGCGGTGGTTTCAGAGTCAGGCTACACCAGGAATTTGGTATCGAAGAGATTCGACAGGTATCGTCTCAGCAACATCTACTGCTGCAAATTGCCGACCTGTTCGCCGGTTTAGCCGTGTTCTCCTATGAAAAATATGAGAAATACGAGCAGTGGATCAATACTCAATCGTCCCAGTTGACTTTATTCGGTAACGAGCAGCATTCAGCGAACGAATCACCAACACGCAGCGAGAATGAACGCTTTCAAGTTCTTAAGACGTTTGATGATCGATGCAAACAGCTCAAGCTTGGGGTCAGCCTTAAGAGCAATCGCGGACTACGGACACCTGATCCGAACAATCCGATTAACTTCTGGATGTATGAACCACAACATCCCGAAGACCGCGCACCTGTAAAGAATACGAAGTCGTAG
- a CDS encoding YceI family protein: MTWVIDASHSTITFSVRHMMISKVRGRFTRFDGTVDFDEQNPTNSKVQVTIDASSIDTRDERRDGHLMSPDFLDVANYPTLTFVSKRVEVIDESHGRIIGDLTIRGVSREVTLDVEYNGQSKSPWGTISAGFSATTKINRKDWGLTWNVALETGGVLVGEEVTIEIEIEIVKQVPQEESVAA; this comes from the coding sequence ATGACCTGGGTAATCGACGCTTCCCATTCAACAATTACGTTTTCCGTTCGCCATATGATGATCTCCAAAGTCCGTGGCCGTTTTACCCGTTTCGACGGCACGGTTGATTTCGATGAGCAGAACCCGACTAACTCGAAGGTGCAGGTCACGATTGATGCCAGCAGCATCGATACTCGTGACGAACGGCGTGACGGGCATTTGATGTCGCCTGATTTTCTCGATGTCGCCAACTACCCAACGCTGACCTTTGTCAGCAAGCGAGTTGAGGTGATTGACGAGAGTCACGGTCGCATTATCGGTGATCTGACCATTCGTGGCGTTTCCCGCGAGGTCACCCTCGATGTCGAATACAATGGTCAGTCCAAGTCGCCCTGGGGGACGATCAGCGCCGGTTTCAGCGCTACCACGAAGATCAATCGCAAAGACTGGGGCTTGACCTGGAATGTGGCGCTGGAGACCGGTGGGGTGCTGGTCGGTGAGGAAGTGACAATTGAGATTGAGATCGAGATTGTCAAGCAGGTACCACAAGAGGAATCGGTTGCAGCGTAA
- a CDS encoding ABC1 kinase family protein — MREPISVQVTDTTNAVPRPTEPPRFRPRERFLRVSSFFLGVVIHIYIWDIFLARFAIFRWYVQRTMLRRWVSIARRFRMMAVELGGMQIKLGQFLSSRADIIPDVVRRELTGLQDEVPPAPAGHVLEVILEELGAPPSEIFRSFETDCVAAASLGQVHYAVLHDGREVAVKVQRPWIDKIVEVDLSAVTWVVRLIKNYPPIRRRADLEALLAEFARVLVQELDYVQEARSAATFRQNFANHPGIYIPEPIFELTTRRVLVMERINGIKITDLHTLDQLGVSRVELAARLNNCYLKQFFIDGFFHADPHPGNLFVRVETALAPVQPSPPVTSVSRNGHLSMDAVEAGLPIDTPPDEVPAGTPFTLIFVDFGMVGRLPPQTMEIMRQGVLGLATNDADRILNCLEQLNMILPGADRRAIKTAIETMLRYSFNRTVRELTNLDVEAIMAETKDLIYDLPFQIPQDLLYLGRALSMVAGLATEICPDINLFHELRPFARAMLAQEQRNGNWVEKLQQELTELGQILIGLPRQMDAYYRAANRGELQTRSDLSRLERSMKRVERATDRLMGGMLATGLFLGGVQLRTRGLEREANRAWWAAAAAIVWALWPRNERW; from the coding sequence ATGCGTGAACCAATCTCTGTACAGGTAACTGATACCACCAACGCCGTTCCACGGCCAACCGAACCACCGCGCTTCCGTCCGCGCGAGCGCTTCTTACGGGTCTCGTCGTTTTTTCTTGGCGTTGTCATTCACATCTACATCTGGGATATTTTTCTTGCCCGCTTTGCCATCTTCCGCTGGTATGTTCAGCGCACCATGTTGCGGCGCTGGGTGTCTATTGCTCGCCGCTTCCGTATGATGGCGGTTGAGCTTGGGGGCATGCAGATCAAGCTCGGTCAATTCCTCTCATCGCGGGCCGATATTATTCCCGATGTCGTGCGCCGCGAGTTGACCGGTCTCCAGGATGAAGTGCCCCCCGCACCCGCCGGCCACGTGCTGGAGGTGATTTTAGAGGAACTCGGTGCGCCACCCAGCGAGATCTTTCGCAGCTTTGAGACCGATTGTGTCGCCGCCGCATCGCTAGGACAGGTGCACTATGCCGTGTTGCACGATGGCCGTGAGGTGGCGGTAAAGGTGCAACGCCCCTGGATAGATAAGATTGTCGAGGTCGATCTGAGCGCAGTGACCTGGGTCGTGCGCCTGATCAAAAACTATCCGCCCATTCGCCGGCGTGCCGACCTGGAAGCGTTGCTGGCCGAATTTGCCCGTGTGCTCGTGCAGGAATTGGACTATGTGCAAGAGGCGCGTTCGGCAGCGACGTTCCGCCAGAACTTTGCTAACCATCCGGGGATTTACATTCCCGAACCGATCTTCGAGTTAACGACCCGGCGTGTGTTGGTGATGGAACGGATCAACGGGATTAAGATCACCGACCTGCATACCCTCGATCAGTTGGGTGTCAGTCGGGTTGAGCTGGCTGCCCGTTTGAACAATTGCTACCTGAAACAGTTTTTCATTGACGGCTTCTTCCACGCTGATCCGCATCCCGGCAATCTCTTCGTGCGGGTAGAAACTGCGCTGGCGCCCGTTCAGCCATCACCACCGGTAACATCGGTTAGTCGTAATGGCCACCTCTCGATGGATGCGGTTGAGGCCGGGCTGCCGATTGACACTCCTCCAGATGAAGTGCCAGCCGGCACACCCTTCACGCTCATCTTTGTCGATTTCGGCATGGTTGGTCGTCTGCCACCGCAAACGATGGAGATTATGCGGCAGGGTGTGTTGGGTCTGGCAACCAACGACGCCGACCGGATTCTGAACTGTCTCGAACAACTCAATATGATCCTGCCCGGTGCCGACCGGCGGGCAATCAAGACGGCTATCGAGACGATGTTGCGCTACTCGTTCAACCGCACCGTGCGCGAGCTGACCAACCTCGATGTCGAGGCGATTATGGCCGAGACGAAGGATTTAATTTACGATCTGCCTTTTCAGATTCCCCAAGACCTGCTCTATTTGGGGCGGGCGTTGAGCATGGTTGCCGGTCTCGCCACTGAGATTTGCCCTGACATCAATCTGTTCCATGAGCTACGACCATTCGCACGAGCGATGCTGGCTCAAGAACAACGCAATGGCAATTGGGTTGAGAAGTTGCAGCAAGAGCTAACTGAACTTGGTCAGATACTGATCGGGCTACCACGGCAGATGGATGCCTACTACCGGGCGGCAAATCGGGGCGAATTGCAGACCCGTTCCGATCTGAGCCGGCTTGAACGCAGTATGAAACGGGTTGAGCGGGCGACTGACCGCTTGATGGGGGGAATGCTCGCAACCGGCCTGTTCCTCGGTGGCGTGCAGCTCCGCACTCGTGGTCTGGAACGGGAAGCCAACCGGGCCTGGTGGGCCGCAGCAGCGGCGATTGTGTGGGCACTCTGGCCGCGCAACGAGCGCTGG
- a CDS encoding mycoredoxin — protein MTTQSIVVYGTNWCPDCRRAQRVLDQHGVPYTYINIEHDPAAAEFVIKVNNGNQSVPTIVFPDGSILVEPSNHLLQTKLNQLG, from the coding sequence ATGACCACGCAATCCATTGTTGTCTACGGTACCAACTGGTGCCCTGATTGCCGTCGTGCCCAGCGCGTGCTTGATCAGCACGGCGTACCGTACACCTACATCAATATTGAACACGATCCGGCTGCGGCTGAATTTGTGATCAAGGTCAATAATGGCAATCAGAGTGTGCCAACCATTGTTTTTCCCGATGGTTCAATTCTGGTTGAGCCGTCAAACCATCTCTTACAAACGAAGTTGAACCAATTGGGATAG
- a CDS encoding CBS and ACT domain-containing protein, producing the protein MFVGERMSHPPITVTPETSIHDAMHLMRTEHIRRAPVVSHGRLVGIVSLKDLINASPSPATTLSVWELNYLLSKLTVERVMTRDVYTVTVDTPIEEAARIMADRRIGGLPVMKGNELVGIITETDLFKIFLELMGARNPGVRATVSMVDEPGGLAKLTAAIANSGGNIIALGTFSGETASMSEVTFKVSGMTVDQVREVVTPVVAKVIDVRESHP; encoded by the coding sequence ATGTTTGTTGGCGAGCGAATGTCGCATCCCCCGATTACTGTAACTCCAGAAACATCGATCCACGACGCAATGCATCTTATGCGTACCGAACACATCCGGCGGGCACCGGTCGTCTCGCATGGCCGTCTGGTGGGTATCGTCTCGCTGAAAGACCTGATCAACGCTTCACCGTCGCCGGCCACTACATTGAGTGTGTGGGAATTGAACTATCTGCTGAGTAAGCTGACCGTCGAACGGGTAATGACACGCGATGTCTATACCGTAACCGTTGATACCCCAATCGAAGAGGCTGCCCGGATTATGGCCGACCGCCGTATCGGTGGGTTGCCGGTGATGAAGGGAAATGAGCTGGTTGGAATTATTACCGAGACTGATCTGTTCAAAATCTTTCTTGAATTGATGGGTGCGCGCAATCCTGGTGTGCGGGCTACGGTGTCGATGGTTGACGAACCAGGCGGGCTGGCAAAGTTGACGGCGGCGATTGCGAATAGCGGTGGCAATATCATCGCCCTCGGTACCTTCTCTGGTGAAACTGCCTCAATGTCGGAAGTGACGTTTAAGGTGAGCGGGATGACGGTTGATCAGGTGCGTGAGGTGGTTACCCCGGTGGTTGCTAAGGTGATTGATGTGCGGGAGAGTCATCCGTAA
- a CDS encoding lycopene cyclase family protein — translation MDYDYIIVGAGAAGLSLAYHLGQSALADQTILIIDPNHTRQNDRTWCFWEVGDGPFEAVVSRRWEHLWLYDKHWSARMAIAPYRYKLIQGIDFYQFVDHWLAQRPNITRLQGSVDRLVELPEGVAAVVGGRQYTARYAFNSVYRPVPTPPGYHTWLQHFKGWVIKTPQPVFDAEAATFMDFRIPQAGDVRFGYVLPFDTCTALVEYTIFSPQLVSQTEYEIGLQRYIAEQLGIDRYEITHVEYGVIPMSDVPLPLRPSPHVLNIGTAGGMSKPSTGYTFQRIQRQTRQIVASLTKEGHPFYRQPLFNRHALMDSILLNVLDAGRTPGHRFFANLFRHNPIQRVLRFLDEETTIAEDIALMSTVEMMPFAIAALAVFWGRMSSLGRREWEMG, via the coding sequence ATGGACTACGACTATATCATTGTCGGCGCAGGGGCCGCCGGTCTCAGCCTGGCCTATCACCTTGGGCAGAGTGCTTTAGCCGATCAAACAATTCTTATCATCGACCCCAATCATACTCGTCAAAATGACCGCACATGGTGCTTCTGGGAAGTGGGTGACGGCCCATTTGAAGCCGTGGTCTCACGCCGCTGGGAGCATCTCTGGCTCTACGACAAACACTGGTCGGCGCGTATGGCAATTGCGCCGTACCGCTATAAGTTGATTCAGGGCATCGATTTTTATCAGTTTGTCGATCACTGGCTGGCACAGCGGCCAAATATTACCCGCCTTCAGGGTAGCGTGGATCGTCTGGTTGAGTTGCCGGAGGGCGTGGCTGCTGTCGTTGGTGGCAGGCAATATACGGCGCGTTATGCCTTTAATAGCGTGTATCGGCCAGTCCCAACGCCACCGGGCTACCACACCTGGCTGCAACACTTCAAGGGATGGGTTATCAAGACGCCACAACCGGTATTTGATGCCGAAGCGGCAACCTTTATGGATTTTCGGATTCCCCAGGCCGGTGATGTTCGGTTTGGCTATGTCTTGCCATTCGACACCTGTACAGCTCTGGTGGAATACACGATCTTCTCGCCGCAACTGGTCAGTCAGACCGAGTATGAGATCGGGTTACAGCGCTATATTGCCGAACAACTGGGGATCGACCGCTACGAGATCACCCACGTTGAATATGGGGTCATCCCGATGAGTGATGTACCATTGCCGCTTCGCCCCAGCCCCCACGTGCTCAATATTGGCACGGCAGGTGGGATGAGCAAACCATCCACGGGTTACACCTTCCAGCGTATTCAACGCCAGACGCGGCAAATCGTGGCCAGTTTGACGAAAGAGGGTCACCCCTTCTACCGCCAGCCTTTGTTCAATCGCCACGCTCTGATGGACAGCATCCTGTTGAACGTGCTCGATGCGGGTCGTACACCTGGTCATCGCTTCTTTGCCAACCTCTTCCGCCACAATCCAATCCAGCGTGTACTCCGCTTTCTCGATGAAGAGACCACGATTGCCGAAGACATCGCACTGATGTCTACCGTGGAAATGATGCCGTTTGCCATTGCCGCCCTCGCCGTGTTCTGGGGGCGGATGAGCAGCCTGGGGCGCCGCGAGTGGGAGATGGGGTGA
- a CDS encoding type I restriction endonuclease subunit R, which translates to MAHLTESNIETVALDWLKSLGWQVAHGPGIAPGMSAAERQNYGEVVLEQRLRDALARLNPDLPTEALDDAFRKLTQPEGADLLQRNRVVHLMLANGVTVEYRHPDGGIRGTQVRVIDFDDPANNNWLAVNQFSIEENKHNRRADVVLFVNGLPLAIIELKNAADEHATIWSAFQQLQTYQVEIPSLFVFNETLVISDGLEARIGTLGAGREWFKPWRTISGMQVEDVGVPQLEVVLKGVFEKNRFLTLIRDFIVFEDDGSGRLVKKMAGYHQFHAVLVAVKETLRASAVVSSNRMAESGGVYEAGREPGGKPGDRRIGVVWHTQGSGKSLTMVFYAGCIIRKPAMENPTIVVLTDRNDLDDQLFNTFSRCQDLLRQPPVQAESRVHLRQLLSVQSGGIVFTTIQKFLPEEKGDRHPVLSNRRNIVVITDEAHRSQYDFIDGFARHMRDALPQASFIGFTGTPIEKADADTRAVFGDYISIYDIQRAVEDGATVSIYYEARLAKLDLPDELKPKIDDEFEEITEGEEVERKEKLKTKWAQLESIVGTEQRLRLIANDIIEHFERRLEAIEGKGMVVCMSRRICVELYNIICTLRPNWHHEDDDKGVIKVVMTGSASDPVDWQPHIRNKQRRELLAKRFRDPNDPLKLVIVRDMWLTGFDCPSLHTMYLDKPMRGHGLMQAIARVNRVFRDKPGGLVVDYLGLAHELKAALAVYTESGGTGKTTIDQEETVALMQEKYEICCGILHGFDWSDWASGDAHARIGLLPAAQEHVLARVKGKERFVQAVRDLTKAFALAVPHEKALEIRDDVAFFQALSAALTKRAPGDVRTEEQLDHAIRRIIAQVIAPEGVEDIFAAAGLKKPDISILSDEFLAEVRGMPHKNLAVEVLQKLLNGEIKRRSHKNIVQARSFAELLQQALHRYQNRAIEAAQVIEELITLAKEMREADRRGEVLGLSEEELAFYDALETNDSAVAVLGDQTLRTIARELVETVRNSISIDWAQREDVRANLRRLVKRILRKHGYPPDKQEKATQTVLEQAEVLSAEWA; encoded by the coding sequence ATGGCGCATTTGACCGAATCAAACATCGAGACCGTCGCCCTTGACTGGTTGAAATCGCTGGGTTGGCAGGTCGCGCACGGTCCTGGTATCGCTCCTGGCATGTCGGCAGCCGAACGTCAAAACTACGGCGAGGTCGTGCTCGAGCAGCGCCTGCGCGACGCTCTTGCACGTCTCAACCCCGACCTGCCAACCGAGGCGCTGGACGACGCCTTCCGCAAACTGACTCAACCCGAAGGGGCTGATCTTCTCCAGCGCAACCGCGTCGTTCACCTCATGCTGGCGAACGGCGTGACGGTGGAATACCGTCATCCCGACGGCGGTATTCGCGGCACACAGGTGCGTGTGATAGATTTCGACGACCCCGCCAACAACAACTGGCTGGCGGTGAACCAGTTTAGCATTGAGGAGAACAAGCACAACCGCCGCGCCGACGTGGTGCTGTTCGTCAACGGTCTGCCCCTCGCGATCATCGAACTCAAAAACGCAGCCGACGAGCACGCAACCATCTGGAGTGCATTCCAGCAATTGCAAACCTACCAGGTAGAGATCCCATCCTTGTTTGTCTTCAACGAGACGTTAGTTATCTCTGATGGTCTCGAAGCGCGCATTGGCACACTGGGTGCTGGTCGCGAGTGGTTTAAACCCTGGCGCACCATCTCCGGCATGCAGGTAGAGGATGTTGGTGTACCACAGCTAGAGGTTGTGCTCAAGGGTGTGTTCGAGAAAAATCGCTTTCTTACTCTCATACGTGACTTTATCGTGTTTGAGGACGATGGTAGTGGACGGTTAGTGAAGAAGATGGCTGGTTACCACCAGTTTCATGCTGTACTGGTAGCGGTGAAGGAAACCCTACGCGCCAGCGCAGTTGTTTCATCCAACCGTATGGCGGAGTCGGGTGGCGTCTATGAAGCAGGACGCGAACCTGGCGGTAAGCCTGGTGATCGACGTATCGGTGTTGTCTGGCACACGCAAGGTTCGGGAAAGAGCCTGACGATGGTGTTCTACGCGGGGTGCATCATTCGCAAACCAGCTATGGAGAACCCTACCATCGTTGTGCTTACCGACCGTAATGATCTTGACGACCAGCTCTTCAACACCTTCTCACGCTGTCAGGATTTACTGCGCCAGCCGCCCGTGCAAGCTGAAAGTCGTGTACACCTACGCCAGCTCCTAAGCGTGCAGTCAGGCGGTATCGTTTTTACCACTATTCAGAAATTTCTACCCGAAGAGAAGGGCGACCGTCATCCAGTATTGTCCAACCGTCGGAACATCGTCGTGATCACTGACGAGGCACACCGCAGCCAGTACGACTTCATTGACGGTTTTGCCCGCCATATGCGCGATGCACTACCTCAGGCATCCTTTATTGGTTTCACTGGCACGCCGATTGAGAAGGCGGATGCCGATACACGAGCAGTTTTTGGAGATTACATCTCAATCTATGATATTCAGCGTGCGGTGGAAGATGGTGCGACCGTATCGATTTATTATGAGGCACGGCTAGCAAAACTCGATCTTCCTGACGAACTCAAGCCAAAGATTGACGATGAGTTTGAGGAGATTACAGAAGGTGAGGAAGTTGAGCGTAAAGAAAAGCTCAAAACCAAATGGGCGCAGCTTGAATCCATTGTCGGCACTGAACAACGGCTGAGACTGATTGCCAACGATATTATCGAGCATTTTGAGCGGAGACTGGAGGCAATCGAAGGTAAAGGCATGGTTGTCTGCATGAGCCGGCGCATCTGTGTTGAGCTGTATAACATCATTTGCACTCTTCGTCCCAACTGGCATCACGAAGACGACGACAAAGGTGTAATAAAGGTAGTGATGACCGGTTCTGCCTCCGACCCGGTAGACTGGCAGCCGCATATTCGCAATAAACAACGCCGCGAACTGCTGGCGAAGCGCTTTCGTGATCCGAACGATCCGCTTAAATTGGTCATCGTGCGTGATATGTGGCTCACCGGATTTGATTGTCCGAGTCTACACACGATGTACCTGGACAAGCCGATGCGCGGCCACGGGTTAATGCAGGCAATTGCCAGGGTCAATCGCGTCTTTCGCGATAAGCCGGGTGGTCTGGTGGTGGACTATCTGGGCCTTGCCCACGAATTGAAGGCTGCACTGGCGGTTTACACTGAAAGCGGTGGTACTGGTAAAACCACTATTGACCAGGAAGAGACTGTTGCGTTGATGCAAGAGAAGTACGAAATCTGCTGTGGAATCCTGCACGGCTTCGATTGGTCGGATTGGGCAAGTGGTGATGCACATGCACGCATTGGACTTTTACCTGCAGCTCAAGAACACGTGCTGGCACGCGTGAAAGGAAAGGAACGATTTGTTCAGGCGGTGCGTGATTTGACAAAAGCCTTTGCCCTTGCAGTGCCGCATGAAAAAGCGCTTGAGATTCGTGATGATGTGGCATTTTTTCAGGCGCTCTCTGCGGCGCTGACCAAACGCGCACCCGGCGATGTAAGAACTGAAGAGCAGCTAGATCATGCCATTCGGAGGATTATTGCGCAGGTAATTGCGCCTGAAGGCGTGGAGGATATTTTTGCTGCGGCAGGGCTGAAAAAGCCGGATATCTCCATCCTCTCCGATGAATTCCTGGCTGAAGTGCGTGGTATGCCGCACAAGAATCTGGCAGTTGAAGTTCTTCAGAAACTGCTTAACGGTGAAATTAAGAGGCGTAGCCACAAAAATATCGTTCAGGCACGCTCATTCGCTGAACTGTTACAGCAAGCCCTTCACCGTTACCAGAATCGTGCAATCGAAGCAGCACAGGTGATCGAAGAATTGATAACTTTGGCGAAGGAAATGCGTGAAGCCGACCGGCGGGGTGAAGTATTGGGCCTTTCGGAGGAGGAGCTGGCGTTTTACGATGCGCTTGAAACAAATGATAGTGCTGTGGCTGTGTTGGGTGATCAGACTCTACGCACCATTGCCCGTGAACTCGTCGAGACCGTGCGTAACAGTATCAGTATTGATTGGGCACAGCGGGAAGATGTACGGGCGAATCTACGCAGATTGGTTAAGCGCATTCTTCGCAAGCACGGCTATCCACCAGACAAGCAGGAGAAAGCTACGCAGACTGTATTGGAACAGGCGGAAGTGCTTTCAGCAGAATGGGCCTAA
- a CDS encoding Uma2 family endonuclease, giving the protein MSQNTPEPTPQFPHDDPYYYGWRFVRRPTPDDPDNFDQVPLTLEDVLHPEIGDFVVNTAMHFTDRSYLTQVLKARLETTGQAIVFSSLRVVWDVPGLRPHSPDVMVIPGITKRYEDLNAFDVAKEGHRPALIIEITSPHTREIELVRKVEHYARAGVQQYVIVDSVSQNEPRQLRLLDYRLVNNQYQLQPPDNLGRVYLEIAHLWLGVKDGRVVCYDDVKGALPDYTTLVQQLKEAQARRQAAEQARRDAEARRQAAEQARRDAEARRQAAEQARRDAEARAAIEARIRELEEELRRLRREQYPE; this is encoded by the coding sequence ATGTCGCAAAATACACCCGAACCGACACCACAGTTTCCGCATGACGATCCATATTACTACGGCTGGCGTTTTGTTCGTCGTCCTACACCCGACGATCCAGACAACTTCGACCAGGTGCCGCTCACCCTTGAAGATGTCCTTCACCCGGAAATAGGCGATTTTGTTGTCAATACTGCAATGCATTTTACTGACAGGAGCTATCTCACTCAGGTGTTGAAGGCACGGCTTGAAACAACCGGACAGGCTATTGTGTTTAGTAGTTTGCGGGTGGTGTGGGATGTCCCCGGTCTGCGACCGCATAGTCCAGACGTGATGGTTATTCCCGGCATCACCAAACGCTACGAAGACTTGAACGCATTCGATGTTGCGAAGGAAGGGCACCGTCCAGCGTTAATTATTGAAATCACCTCACCCCATACGCGCGAGATCGAGCTTGTGCGAAAAGTTGAGCATTATGCACGGGCTGGAGTACAACAATACGTTATCGTGGACTCAGTATCGCAGAACGAGCCACGACAGCTCCGCCTGCTCGACTACCGGTTGGTAAACAATCAATACCAGTTGCAGCCACCGGATAACCTGGGGCGCGTCTATCTGGAAATTGCACACCTCTGGCTGGGTGTGAAGGACGGTCGTGTCGTCTGCTACGACGACGTCAAAGGCGCACTCCCTGATTACACCACGTTGGTGCAACAGCTCAAAGAGGCTCAAGCACGGCGCCAGGCTGCAGAACAGGCACGCCGCGACGCCGAGGCACGGCGCCAGGCTGCAGAACAGGCACGCCGCGACGCCGAGGCACGGCGCCAGGCCGCAGAACAGGCACGCCGCGACGCCGAGGCACGTGCTGCTATTGAAGCGCGTATTCGCGAGCTTGAGGAAGAATTGCGTCGCTTGCGGCGGGAGCAGTATCCCGAATAG
- a CDS encoding OsmC family protein, whose protein sequence is MGTVIHASVRLREGLHFTAVADSGRAIELDSPHEGNTDLAGPSPMETVLMALAGCSAMDVISILRKKRQPVTGLEVKAQGVRGDEYPKPYTNIELVYRCSGEVDPAALERAIELSRERYCPVWRMLGATVDIQYRYEIVPALD, encoded by the coding sequence ATGGGTACAGTAATTCATGCCAGTGTTCGCCTGCGTGAAGGTCTCCACTTTACCGCTGTAGCTGATTCAGGGCGGGCCATCGAACTCGACAGTCCCCACGAAGGTAATACCGATCTGGCGGGGCCTTCACCGATGGAGACGGTGTTGATGGCGCTGGCTGGCTGTTCGGCAATGGATGTGATTAGCATTCTGCGCAAGAAGCGGCAGCCGGTTACCGGTCTTGAGGTCAAAGCGCAGGGTGTGCGGGGTGATGAGTACCCCAAACCGTACACGAACATTGAACTGGTGTATCGCTGTTCCGGCGAGGTTGATCCGGCTGCCCTCGAACGGGCGATTGAGCTGTCCCGCGAGCGTTACTGCCCGGTCTGGCGGATGCTAGGCGCAACCGTTGACATTCAGTACCGGTACGAGATTGTGCCGGCACTCGATTAG
- a CDS encoding Rcas_1661 family thioredoxin-like (seleno)lipoprotein has protein sequence MVRRLILSFIVLLTACSAPAAMSPTATPSPVPTRAPTSTPTTADSTPVVAGYFPDLPRGRTPEGYHYLGRPDAPVTMVIYSDFLCTSCAIHTLDVEPRLIEAFVATGQMRLVYRHLLQLGERSQILAEASECASDFGYFWELRREIYARYNQLYFNTRETVIDLAAGLGIPRDAFTTCLDSHTYQAQVQADYAAAIEEGVYARPVFRIGTEVIVGSQRFETFAQVIERVGQW, from the coding sequence ATGGTACGTCGTCTTATCTTATCATTCATCGTTTTACTAACAGCCTGTAGTGCTCCGGCGGCTATGTCGCCGACGGCGACTCCATCACCGGTGCCTACCCGTGCCCCAACATCAACCCCAACGACAGCCGATAGCACGCCGGTCGTGGCTGGCTATTTTCCCGATCTGCCGCGTGGTCGTACCCCAGAGGGGTATCACTACCTCGGTAGACCGGATGCGCCGGTAACGATGGTTATCTATTCAGATTTTCTCTGTACCTCTTGCGCCATCCATACCCTCGATGTTGAACCACGCCTGATTGAAGCATTTGTGGCTACCGGTCAGATGCGGCTGGTGTATCGGCACTTGCTGCAATTGGGGGAACGTTCGCAGATACTGGCCGAGGCAAGTGAATGTGCATCCGATTTTGGGTATTTCTGGGAGTTGCGCCGTGAGATTTATGCGCGGTATAATCAACTCTACTTCAACACTCGCGAGACGGTGATCGATCTGGCTGCTGGTCTTGGTATTCCAAGGGATGCTTTTACTACCTGTCTTGACTCACATACGTATCAGGCGCAGGTTCAGGCCGATTACGCCGCGGCAATTGAAGAAGGGGTCTATGCTCGCCCGGTGTTTCGGATTGGTACGGAAGTCATTGTCGGCTCTCAGCGCTTCGAGACCTTTGCCCAGGTGATCGAGCGGGTCGGACAATGGTAA